A stretch of bacterium DNA encodes these proteins:
- a CDS encoding Zn-dependent alcohol dehydrogenase, with product MKTKAAVLFEVGAKLEIRDVEVDPPQAGEVLVRMAAAGVCHTDLHVMTGHLPAPLPAVLGHEGAGIVAEVGPGVGSVRPGDHVIPMWRLSCGECEYCTGGRPALCSAGTEIRTTGRLLDGTTRFALGDREIKHFCGVSSFSEFSVIPERALIKIPDDLPLDRAALFGCAVICGVGAVFNAARVRPGSRVAVFGAGGVGLNVIQGAALAGAGQIIAVDLLDGKLEHARRFGATHTVNASSGNPVEQVRALTGGRGVDYAFEAIGVPAVMRQAYDTLAKRGTAVIIGVTPMTAEVSLPTMPLVFEERTLTGSLYGASRPRTDILMLIDLYQAGKLKVDELLTRTYPFDEINEAYGALERGAVARTVVIF from the coding sequence ATGAAGACGAAGGCCGCGGTGCTGTTCGAGGTCGGTGCCAAGCTCGAAATTCGGGACGTTGAGGTCGATCCTCCGCAGGCCGGAGAGGTGCTCGTCCGGATGGCGGCCGCGGGCGTGTGTCACACCGACCTGCACGTCATGACCGGTCATTTGCCCGCGCCGCTCCCGGCGGTGCTTGGACACGAGGGTGCGGGGATCGTCGCGGAGGTGGGGCCCGGCGTTGGATCCGTCCGGCCGGGAGACCACGTCATTCCGATGTGGCGGCTGAGTTGCGGGGAGTGCGAGTACTGCACCGGGGGACGTCCGGCGCTCTGCTCAGCCGGCACGGAGATCCGGACGACCGGGCGCCTCCTGGACGGCACCACACGCTTCGCGCTCGGAGATCGGGAGATCAAGCATTTCTGCGGCGTGTCGAGCTTCTCGGAGTTCTCCGTGATCCCCGAGCGGGCGCTGATCAAGATCCCCGACGACCTGCCCCTCGACCGGGCCGCCCTCTTCGGCTGCGCGGTGATCTGCGGGGTGGGCGCGGTGTTCAACGCGGCGCGGGTCAGGCCGGGGAGCCGCGTCGCCGTCTTTGGCGCCGGCGGGGTCGGCCTTAACGTCATCCAGGGGGCCGCGCTCGCGGGCGCGGGGCAGATCATCGCCGTGGACCTGCTGGACGGCAAGCTGGAGCACGCCCGGCGGTTCGGCGCCACGCATACCGTGAACGCGTCGTCCGGAAACCCGGTGGAGCAGGTCCGGGCGCTCACGGGGGGGCGGGGCGTGGACTACGCGTTCGAAGCGATCGGCGTCCCCGCCGTCATGCGCCAGGCGTACGACACGCTGGCCAAGCGGGGAACGGCGGTTATCATCGGGGTCACGCCGATGACCGCGGAGGTCTCCCTGCCCACGATGCCGCTTGTCTTCGAGGAACGCACCCTGACAGGATCGCTGTACGGGGCGAGCCGTCCCCGCACCGACATCCTGATGCTCATCGATCTCTACCAAGCGGGCAAGCTGAAGGTCGACGAATTGCTGACGCGGACGTATCCGTTTGACGAGATTAACGAGGCATACGGCGCGCTCGAACGCGGCGCGGTGGCACGGACTGTCGTCATCTTTTGA
- a CDS encoding FAD/NAD(P)-binding oxidoreductase — translation MAGKMIAVLGGGVGGLMAANTLRHLLPRQHRVVLIEKDHRHAFAPSFLWLMVGARREDQIVRDLRTLIVPGVELVGAEVSNIDLANRRVETTGQPIGYDYLILALGAEYAPDAVPGLDPTAHTFYTVSGAARLQQALQAFPEGEGRVAVAVCGMPYKCPAAPYEGAMLIADYFHRRGRGRRVEVHLYTPEPQPMPVAGPTLGGAVQEMLSARGVVFHPLHKVTAVDGPAKRLQFEGREPAGCDLLVTVPPHRSPRVVREAGLTNDAGWVPVDRATLRTGHEHVYAVGDVTAIPIPGRWKADVPLLLPKAGVFAHAQGEVVARRIAAELTGARPADFDGYGYCMLEAGGGIAGMAFGNFFAEPSPQVRLGRPGQVWHWGKVLFEQWWLTPMGARRNALRAAMVLGARSLGLRAVA, via the coding sequence GTGGCCGGTAAGATGATCGCGGTGCTCGGCGGCGGCGTGGGAGGGCTGATGGCCGCGAACACGCTGCGGCACCTGCTCCCGCGGCAGCACCGCGTTGTGCTGATCGAAAAGGATCACCGTCACGCGTTCGCACCGTCCTTCCTGTGGTTAATGGTTGGGGCGCGCCGCGAGGATCAGATCGTCCGGGACCTGCGCACGCTCATAGTCCCGGGGGTCGAACTCGTCGGGGCCGAGGTCTCGAACATCGACCTGGCCAACCGCCGTGTCGAAACGACCGGCCAACCCATCGGTTACGATTACCTCATTCTGGCCCTGGGCGCCGAGTACGCGCCGGACGCCGTCCCGGGGCTGGACCCGACGGCGCATACCTTCTACACCGTAAGCGGCGCCGCGAGGTTGCAGCAAGCCCTCCAGGCGTTCCCCGAAGGAGAGGGCAGAGTCGCGGTCGCCGTGTGTGGGATGCCCTACAAGTGCCCGGCCGCACCGTACGAAGGGGCGATGTTGATCGCCGACTATTTTCACCGCCGGGGTCGTGGCCGGCGAGTCGAGGTGCATCTCTACACGCCCGAGCCGCAGCCAATGCCGGTCGCCGGTCCGACGCTGGGCGGGGCGGTCCAAGAGATGCTCAGTGCACGGGGTGTGGTCTTTCATCCGCTGCACAAGGTCACGGCGGTGGACGGCCCCGCAAAGCGGCTGCAGTTCGAGGGACGCGAGCCCGCGGGGTGTGATCTGTTGGTAACGGTGCCGCCGCATCGCAGTCCGCGGGTCGTGCGCGAAGCGGGCCTGACAAACGACGCCGGCTGGGTGCCGGTCGATCGGGCAACGCTCAGAACGGGGCATGAGCACGTCTACGCGGTCGGCGACGTGACGGCCATCCCCATCCCCGGACGCTGGAAGGCCGACGTGCCGTTATTGCTACCGAAGGCCGGGGTCTTCGCCCACGCCCAGGGCGAAGTCGTGGCCCGCCGGATCGCCGCGGAGCTCACCGGCGCACGGCCGGCGGACTTCGACGGGTACGGGTACTGTATGCTCGAGGCCGGCGGGGGGATCGCCGGAATGGCCTTTGGGAACTTCTTCGCCGAGCCCAGCCCGCAGGTTCGGCTGGGGCGGCCGGGGCAGGTCTGGCACTGGGGCAAGGTGCTCTTCGAGCAATGGTGGCTCACACCCATGGGGGCGCGGCGCAATGCCCTGAGGGCCGCCATGGTGCTCGGCGCGCGGTCCCTGGGTCTCCGGGCCGTGGCGTGA
- a CDS encoding sugar ABC transporter substrate-binding protein, which translates to MASERHRSILPGTMTRRDALRLGAGAAAALAMAPLAPTPARAETVNWQRYKGTTLSLLFYKHPWVDEIQKYFPEFESLTGMKLQAEVIPEVQGREKLVVQMTAGAGDIDAWHASMHVEKRRFWKAGWFQPVNGYLTDKSLTAEDYAWNDVIKGAVEAVTQPDKTLSALPTFPDPFVFFYRKDLFDQKGWGPPKTLDEVEARAKALHNPPNMYAFVMRGLKNANATPWAFVLYAMGGKYLTPDRKSAMNTPEWIKSMDWYAGMLRRYAPPGVVNFNWYECSAAFIQGQVAMYVDGVNFANQFEDPAKSKVVGKVGYAPLPAGPAGRFAPTFTNAMAVSGQSKHKEAAYLFCEWATSKRSCSRELLGGVGVARASTWGLPEIKVKPKMPLSWYQAYQESLKFSRAGLPEIVDVTQYRDIIGVAIQKAIEGAKSADVIAEAHKQFQQMLAETER; encoded by the coding sequence ATGGCATCGGAACGGCACCGAAGCATCTTGCCGGGCACGATGACCCGGCGCGACGCGTTACGACTCGGGGCCGGCGCGGCCGCCGCATTGGCGATGGCGCCCCTCGCGCCCACCCCGGCGCGAGCCGAGACCGTGAACTGGCAGAGGTACAAGGGCACCACGCTGTCGCTCCTCTTCTACAAGCACCCGTGGGTGGACGAGATCCAGAAGTACTTCCCCGAGTTCGAGTCGCTCACAGGCATGAAGCTGCAGGCGGAGGTCATCCCCGAGGTTCAGGGCCGCGAGAAGCTCGTCGTACAGATGACGGCCGGCGCCGGCGATATCGACGCCTGGCATGCGAGCATGCACGTGGAGAAACGCCGGTTCTGGAAAGCGGGATGGTTCCAGCCGGTCAACGGCTACCTCACCGACAAGAGCCTCACCGCGGAAGACTACGCCTGGAACGACGTGATCAAGGGAGCGGTCGAGGCCGTCACGCAGCCGGACAAGACGCTCAGCGCCCTGCCGACCTTCCCCGATCCGTTTGTCTTCTTCTACCGGAAAGACCTCTTCGACCAGAAAGGCTGGGGACCGCCGAAGACCCTGGACGAGGTGGAGGCCCGCGCCAAAGCGCTCCACAACCCGCCGAACATGTACGCCTTCGTGATGCGGGGGCTGAAAAACGCAAACGCCACGCCATGGGCGTTCGTGCTGTACGCGATGGGGGGCAAGTATCTCACGCCGGACCGGAAATCGGCGATGAACACGCCTGAGTGGATCAAGAGCATGGACTGGTATGCGGGCATGCTCCGGAGATACGCGCCGCCCGGCGTCGTCAACTTCAACTGGTATGAGTGCAGCGCGGCGTTCATCCAGGGGCAGGTCGCCATGTATGTCGACGGGGTGAATTTCGCGAACCAGTTCGAGGATCCGGCCAAGTCGAAGGTCGTGGGCAAGGTCGGGTACGCGCCGCTGCCGGCGGGGCCCGCGGGACGCTTCGCACCGACGTTCACCAACGCGATGGCCGTCAGCGGCCAGAGCAAACACAAAGAAGCGGCGTACCTCTTCTGCGAATGGGCCACCAGCAAGCGCAGCTGCAGCCGCGAACTGCTAGGCGGCGTCGGGGTCGCCCGCGCCTCGACCTGGGGACTGCCCGAGATCAAGGTGAAACCAAAGATGCCGCTCAGCTGGTACCAGGCCTACCAGGAGAGTCTGAAGTTCAGCCGCGCCGGACTCCCAGAAATCGTCGATGTGACACAATACCGGGACATCATCGGCGTCGCGATCCAGAAGGCCATCGAAGGAGCCAAGTCGGCGGACGTTATTGCCGAGGCGCACAAGCAGTTTCAGCAGATGCTGGCCGAAACCGAGCGATAA
- a CDS encoding sugar ABC transporter permease, whose protein sequence is MVALIIVYPVLYTGWMSLHEWYASSLTPPRFVALANYGRLLIADVRFHEAFYRTLYFAALVVAAETTLGVAMALLFNREFWGRGLVRTLSILPMVATPTAIALIFVMMYHPTLGVMNYLAAHAGLGPLKWTYSSHTALYALALVDVWEWTPLVMLIALAGLAALPKEPYESAVIDGATALRILWHITLPLLRPIIIVAVLFRAIDAIKTFDIIFVMTQGGPSNASETINLLLFNQAFAYFNIGYASSMAVALFAIVMGASLILMKVRRTEW, encoded by the coding sequence GTGGTGGCGCTCATCATCGTCTATCCGGTGCTGTACACGGGATGGATGAGCCTGCACGAATGGTACGCCTCCAGCCTGACGCCGCCGAGGTTCGTCGCGCTGGCGAACTACGGGCGCCTGCTCATCGCCGACGTGAGATTCCACGAGGCGTTCTACCGGACGCTGTACTTCGCCGCGCTGGTGGTGGCGGCGGAGACGACGCTCGGCGTCGCGATGGCGCTGCTGTTCAACCGGGAATTCTGGGGCCGCGGACTCGTCCGGACGCTCTCCATCCTTCCGATGGTGGCGACGCCCACCGCGATCGCCCTCATCTTCGTCATGATGTACCATCCCACGCTTGGCGTGATGAACTACCTGGCGGCCCACGCTGGCCTCGGACCGCTCAAATGGACCTACAGTAGCCACACGGCGCTCTACGCCCTCGCGCTTGTCGACGTGTGGGAGTGGACGCCGCTCGTGATGCTCATCGCGCTCGCAGGCCTCGCGGCTCTGCCGAAAGAGCCGTACGAATCGGCGGTGATCGACGGGGCCACCGCGCTCAGGATCCTGTGGCACATCACGCTGCCGCTGCTGCGCCCCATCATCATCGTCGCGGTGCTCTTTCGCGCCATCGACGCAATCAAGACGTTCGACATCATCTTCGTGATGACGCAGGGGGGCCCATCGAACGCCTCGGAGACGATCAACCTGCTCCTCTTCAACCAGGCGTTCGCATACTTCAACATCGGCTACGCTTCGTCGATGGCCGTGGCGCTGTTCGCGATCGTCATGGGGGCATCGCTCATCTTGATGAAGGTGCGGCGAACGGAATGGTAG
- a CDS encoding carbohydrate ABC transporter permease: MVAATPPSRTIRPAQRSRALGAVRTAGYYAVVCVVMLPTVFVFYWMVTLSLKTQVEAAGYPPHFFRFAVTLTNYAEVFQKNPFPQYVWNSFVVAAGSTLVGLAVGLPAAFSIARWRQQGLALTVLVARIIPGISYLIPWYVLFRRFHMVDTYQALILTHLVVGLPLIIWVMVGFFEDVPRDLSEAALIDGCSYYGAFRRIALPLVGPGIVAAAILSFIFSWNNFLFSVILAGRHTRTLPIAVFNMINYEEISWGPLAAAATMITVPVIILTLVVQRHIVSGLTFGAVKQ; encoded by the coding sequence ATGGTAGCGGCCACCCCCCCTTCCCGGACGATCCGGCCCGCACAGCGGTCCCGCGCGCTCGGCGCGGTCAGGACGGCCGGCTACTATGCCGTCGTGTGCGTCGTCATGCTGCCGACGGTCTTCGTGTTCTACTGGATGGTGACGCTGTCGCTGAAGACTCAGGTGGAGGCGGCGGGCTATCCGCCGCACTTCTTCCGGTTCGCCGTGACGCTCACGAACTACGCCGAGGTGTTCCAGAAGAATCCGTTTCCCCAATACGTCTGGAACAGCTTCGTGGTGGCCGCCGGCAGCACGCTCGTCGGCTTGGCCGTAGGGTTGCCCGCGGCGTTCAGCATCGCCCGGTGGCGGCAACAGGGGCTCGCCCTCACCGTGCTGGTCGCCCGGATCATCCCCGGCATCAGTTACCTGATCCCTTGGTACGTGCTGTTCCGACGGTTCCACATGGTGGATACCTATCAGGCGCTCATCCTCACCCACCTCGTGGTCGGGCTCCCGCTCATCATCTGGGTGATGGTCGGCTTCTTCGAGGACGTGCCCCGCGATCTGAGTGAGGCCGCCTTGATCGACGGGTGTTCGTACTACGGGGCGTTCCGGCGGATTGCCCTCCCGCTGGTGGGGCCGGGGATCGTGGCCGCGGCCATCCTGAGCTTCATCTTCTCGTGGAACAACTTTTTGTTCTCGGTGATCCTCGCAGGCCGGCACACCCGGACGCTGCCGATCGCGGTGTTCAACATGATCAACTACGAGGAGATCAGTTGGGGCCCGCTCGCCGCCGCGGCGACGATGATCACGGTGCCGGTGATCATTCTCACCCTCGTCGTGCAGCGGCACATAGTCTCGGGCCTGACTTTCGGGGCTGTCAAACAGTAG
- a CDS encoding LCP family protein, whose product MNIHFNPRLLGRIAAFVLIALLVVPWAPRTRSTKEAGAPPVQPAAIPRGDARFLVVGLTQDRHRTDTIEVIHWDDAHHRVRILGVPRDINISLPGISNTKLVHAYSTGGVGRARAAVVKLLNVPVAHYVVFSLPAMRHIVDLLGGVPLDVEKRMVYTDRQQGLFINLYPGPQLLDGAHAEQYLRFRNDPEGDIGRIRRQQRFLRAAVEQTHKPSVVIRMPEIIQTARGDVETDLTTSQILGWLQRVQPLTPDEISAESIDGHPAVLYDSLARSRLDFWVPNNEDLRAKVRWLLTGVLPDPKP is encoded by the coding sequence GTGAACATACACTTCAACCCGCGGCTACTCGGCCGAATCGCAGCCTTCGTCCTGATCGCGCTGCTCGTGGTCCCATGGGCGCCGCGGACCCGCAGCACCAAGGAAGCGGGGGCGCCCCCCGTTCAACCGGCCGCCATTCCGCGCGGGGACGCTCGGTTTCTCGTCGTCGGACTGACGCAGGACCGCCACCGCACCGACACCATCGAGGTCATCCATTGGGACGACGCGCACCACCGCGTCCGCATCCTCGGCGTCCCGCGCGACATCAACATCTCCCTGCCGGGGATCAGCAATACCAAGCTCGTCCATGCGTACTCCACCGGGGGCGTCGGCCGCGCCCGGGCCGCGGTCGTCAAGCTCCTCAACGTTCCGGTCGCGCACTACGTCGTCTTCAGCCTGCCGGCCATGCGCCACATCGTGGACCTGCTCGGCGGCGTCCCGCTCGACGTCGAGAAGCGCATGGTGTATACGGACCGGCAGCAGGGACTCTTCATCAACCTCTATCCCGGGCCGCAGCTCCTCGACGGCGCGCACGCCGAACAGTACCTCCGGTTCCGGAACGATCCCGAGGGGGACATCGGCCGGATCCGGCGCCAGCAGCGCTTTCTTCGGGCGGCGGTGGAGCAGACGCACAAGCCGTCGGTCGTGATCCGGATGCCGGAGATCATCCAGACCGCGCGCGGCGACGTGGAAACCGATCTCACCACCTCGCAGATCCTGGGATGGCTCCAGCGTGTTCAGCCGCTGACCCCGGACGAAATCAGCGCCGAGTCGATCGACGGCCATCCGGCGGTCCTGTACGATTCGCTGGCGCGGTCCCGGCTCGACTTCTGGGTGCCGAACAACGAGGATCTACGGGCGAAAGTGCGGTGGCTGCTGACGGGCGTTCTTCCGGACCCGAAACCGTAG
- a CDS encoding DUF72 domain-containing protein, translating to MGSGDRRREAGGEAATRFLIGTSGWNYPHWLRRFYPATLPQHAWLSHYARHFRTVEVNYTFYKLPTTTEFAAWRRAVPRSFTFAVKASRFITHIKRLRSARPPVRLLLARAAPLAATLGPILFQLPPTMQFDAERLVAFLAVLPAGRRYAMEFRHESWHRDEGRYTDDGLRRWAERLREISEGARTAYVYFNNDQQAYAVQNAARLAELLPLPSPPRPPRRSVAAGSCG from the coding sequence GTGGGGAGCGGTGACCGCCGGCGCGAGGCCGGCGGTGAGGCGGCGACGCGGTTCCTTATCGGGACCTCCGGGTGGAACTACCCGCACTGGCTGCGACGATTCTATCCCGCAACGCTACCGCAGCACGCCTGGCTGAGCCACTACGCCCGGCACTTTCGCACGGTGGAAGTGAATTATACGTTCTATAAGTTACCCACAACGACCGAATTCGCCGCCTGGCGCCGGGCCGTCCCGAGGTCGTTCACCTTCGCGGTCAAGGCCAGCCGGTTCATCACACACATCAAACGGTTGCGCTCGGCGCGCCCCCCGGTGCGGCTGCTCCTCGCCCGCGCCGCGCCGCTGGCGGCCACGCTCGGCCCGATTTTGTTCCAGTTGCCGCCGACGATGCAGTTCGACGCCGAACGCCTCGTCGCGTTTCTCGCGGTCCTGCCGGCCGGACGGCGTTACGCGATGGAGTTCCGGCACGAATCGTGGCACCGCGACGAGGGACGGTACACCGACGACGGTCTGCGGCGGTGGGCGGAGCGGCTTCGCGAGATCAGCGAGGGTGCGCGGACGGCATACGTCTACTTCAACAACGACCAGCAGGCCTACGCGGTCCAGAATGCCGCGCGGCTCGCCGAGCTACTGCCGCTTCCCTCGCCGCCTCGGCCGCCTCGACGTTCGGTTGCCGCGGGATCGTGCGGCTGA
- a CDS encoding ABC transporter substrate-binding protein, with protein MNRRAVLVLALCAAMTIGTGGAVNAQSPAQSRGRSLVIVQGQDPQNWDPIATFLLSWGAVGCQIFDGLVDRGSDLRLRPGLATSWSTPDDGLTWIFKLRQGVTFHDGEPFNAAAVKFTFDRLLGPEGAKGPQQGNYTSIDHVQVVDPATVKMVMKVKDPVIITKLAGYGAMVVPPKYVQEHGGAYFGANPVGTGPFKFVEYRKDDHLTLAANSAYWNGAPRVSALTYRFVPEAATRVAELQAGRADIASGVPVSQSSVVKGDPNLVLLPVGSPTVVEIRFDPSKAPAGDARFRKAVVAAIDVQKIIDTILQGYGHRVSTFQSPLSFGDDASLKPYPYDPAHAKQLLAEAGVKPGADVSLSFPSNNADFREAGQAMVSYLAAVGLKLTLVPVEQVTYFSDVIPHAKTGQIYEFGWGGWTLDFDNTAYLLYHKGQYWNPVFTDADVEKYLQAERTTNDRKVRLKAFLSLDRRLYDLAIDFPLWQSVNLWGANKRVQGFVAPPDDRMRLAAVSVK; from the coding sequence ATGAACAGGCGTGCGGTGCTCGTGCTCGCTCTGTGCGCAGCCATGACGATCGGGACCGGCGGCGCGGTCAACGCGCAGTCGCCCGCCCAGAGCCGCGGACGGTCGCTCGTGATCGTCCAGGGTCAGGACCCGCAGAACTGGGACCCGATCGCGACGTTTCTGCTGTCGTGGGGGGCGGTGGGCTGCCAGATCTTCGACGGGCTGGTCGATCGCGGATCGGACCTTCGCCTGCGCCCCGGTCTGGCCACGAGCTGGTCCACACCGGACGACGGGCTCACCTGGATCTTCAAGCTCCGTCAGGGCGTGACGTTCCACGACGGCGAGCCGTTCAACGCCGCGGCCGTGAAGTTCACATTCGACCGGCTGCTCGGGCCGGAAGGCGCCAAGGGCCCGCAGCAGGGCAACTACACGTCGATCGACCACGTTCAGGTGGTCGATCCCGCCACGGTGAAAATGGTGATGAAGGTCAAGGACCCCGTCATCATCACGAAGCTGGCCGGGTACGGCGCGATGGTCGTGCCGCCCAAGTACGTTCAAGAACACGGCGGCGCGTATTTCGGCGCGAACCCGGTCGGCACCGGCCCGTTCAAGTTCGTCGAGTACCGCAAGGACGATCATCTCACGCTGGCCGCCAACAGCGCGTACTGGAACGGCGCGCCGCGCGTGTCGGCGCTGACCTACCGGTTCGTGCCCGAAGCCGCGACGCGGGTCGCCGAGCTGCAGGCCGGGCGCGCCGACATCGCGTCGGGGGTCCCGGTGAGCCAGTCGAGCGTCGTCAAAGGCGACCCGAACCTCGTGCTGCTCCCGGTCGGGAGTCCGACGGTCGTCGAGATCCGCTTCGATCCCTCGAAGGCGCCCGCCGGCGACGCGCGGTTTCGCAAGGCCGTGGTCGCGGCCATCGACGTTCAGAAGATCATCGACACGATTCTGCAGGGATACGGGCATCGGGTGTCCACGTTCCAGAGCCCGCTCTCGTTCGGCGACGACGCGTCGCTCAAGCCCTACCCGTACGATCCGGCCCACGCGAAGCAGCTGCTGGCCGAAGCCGGGGTCAAGCCCGGCGCCGACGTGTCGCTGAGCTTCCCGAGCAACAACGCCGACTTCCGCGAGGCGGGCCAGGCGATGGTGAGTTATCTCGCGGCGGTCGGCCTCAAGCTGACCCTCGTACCGGTCGAGCAGGTGACATACTTTAGCGACGTGATCCCGCACGCCAAGACCGGCCAGATCTACGAGTTCGGCTGGGGCGGGTGGACGCTCGACTTCGACAACACGGCCTATCTCCTCTACCACAAGGGCCAGTACTGGAACCCGGTGTTCACCGACGCCGACGTCGAGAAGTACCTCCAGGCCGAGCGCACCACCAACGACCGGAAGGTCCGGTTGAAGGCGTTCTTGAGTCTGGACCGGCGCCTCTACGACCTTGCGATCGACTTCCCGCTGTGGCAGAGCGTGAATCTGTGGGGCGCGAACAAGCGGGTCCAGGGGTTCGTGGCACCGCCCGACGACCGGATGCGGCTCGCCGCGGTCTCCGTGAAGTAG
- a CDS encoding ABC transporter permease, with translation MIQFLAARAGGALAVLAAITLFVAFGIRLSGDPAVVLFEGSAPSAEDITRIHRALGTDRPFLAQYTTFLGEALRGNLGTSFRSGEPVGGLIRERAGATLALAVGGMVVGLAAAFPLGAYAAMHRNALADFLIRVGSLLGLSFPNFWLGIMLILIVAVRLRWLPPSGYSGPGSLVLPCTTLGIILASTLVRLVRASLLDTLGQPYIRTARAKGLRETRVVVRHGLRNALLPVVTFVGLQFGALLGGVVVLENVFAWPGLGRLALQAVTYRDYPVVQGVVVVLALVVVLINLLVDLSYGLLNPRVRLGS, from the coding sequence GTGATCCAGTTCCTCGCCGCGAGGGCGGGAGGCGCGCTCGCCGTCCTGGCGGCGATCACGCTCTTTGTCGCGTTCGGTATCCGGTTGAGCGGCGATCCCGCGGTCGTCTTGTTCGAAGGCTCGGCGCCGAGCGCCGAGGACATCACGCGGATCCACCGGGCGCTCGGCACCGACCGCCCGTTCCTCGCGCAGTACACGACGTTTCTAGGCGAGGCGCTCCGCGGCAATCTCGGGACGTCGTTTCGAAGCGGCGAACCCGTCGGCGGCCTGATCCGGGAGCGGGCAGGCGCGACGCTCGCCCTGGCCGTCGGCGGGATGGTGGTCGGGCTCGCGGCGGCGTTCCCGCTCGGCGCCTACGCGGCGATGCATCGCAATGCGCTGGCGGATTTCCTGATCCGGGTCGGAAGTCTGCTCGGCCTGTCCTTTCCGAACTTCTGGCTCGGCATCATGCTCATTTTGATCGTCGCCGTGCGCCTGCGGTGGCTGCCGCCGTCCGGCTACAGCGGGCCCGGATCGCTCGTACTGCCGTGCACGACGCTCGGCATTATCCTCGCCAGTACGCTCGTGCGGCTCGTCCGGGCGTCGCTGCTCGACACGCTCGGGCAGCCGTACATCCGCACCGCCCGCGCGAAGGGCCTGCGTGAGACCCGCGTCGTCGTGCGTCACGGCCTACGGAACGCGCTCTTGCCGGTCGTGACGTTCGTCGGCCTGCAGTTCGGCGCCCTGCTCGGCGGGGTCGTCGTCCTCGAGAACGTCTTCGCGTGGCCCGGCCTGGGCCGGCTGGCCCTTCAGGCCGTCACCTACCGCGACTATCCCGTGGTGCAGGGCGTGGTGGTCGTGCTCGCCCTGGTGGTCGTCCTGATCAACCTCCTCGTGGATCTCAGCTACGGTCTGCTGAATCCGCGGGTGCGCCTCGGATCGTGA
- a CDS encoding ABC transporter permease, with amino-acid sequence MTPVRRPPIGLRLTLLVGLGLVVLSALAAIGAPVLAPHAPEAADLGARLLPPAWLRPGTPYLLGTDAIGRDLLSRIIYGSRISLEVGVLSVAASGLAGTCLGLLAGYYGGWWSELVMRTADLQLSFPFILFAIVVIAVLGPGLSRIVLVLAVTQWALYARLVRSETLAVRETDYIHAARAIGLADRRIIWKHVLPNALGAVSVLATLSVANNILLEAALTFLGLGVDPSIPSWGGMLADSRNYIQTAWWDSTFPGLAIMLTVMGFNLVGDWLRDRLSPEAA; translated from the coding sequence GTGACGCCCGTCCGCCGTCCGCCGATCGGGCTGCGGCTCACGCTCCTCGTCGGTCTCGGCCTGGTTGTCCTTTCCGCGCTCGCCGCGATCGGCGCACCGGTCCTCGCGCCGCACGCGCCCGAGGCCGCGGATCTCGGCGCGCGTCTCCTGCCGCCGGCGTGGCTCCGCCCGGGAACCCCGTATCTACTGGGGACCGACGCGATCGGGCGGGACCTGCTGAGCCGCATCATCTATGGATCGCGGATCTCGCTCGAAGTCGGCGTCCTGAGCGTCGCCGCGAGCGGCCTCGCGGGAACCTGTCTCGGGCTCCTCGCCGGCTACTACGGCGGGTGGTGGAGCGAGCTCGTGATGCGGACGGCCGACCTTCAGCTGAGCTTTCCGTTCATCCTGTTCGCCATCGTCGTGATCGCGGTGCTGGGACCGGGCCTGAGCCGCATCGTGCTGGTGCTGGCGGTCACGCAGTGGGCGTTGTACGCGCGGCTGGTGCGAAGCGAGACGCTGGCGGTGCGGGAAACTGACTACATTCACGCCGCGCGTGCGATCGGCCTGGCCGACCGGCGCATCATCTGGAAACACGTGCTGCCGAATGCGCTCGGCGCGGTGTCCGTCCTGGCCACGCTGAGCGTCGCCAACAACATCCTGCTCGAAGCGGCCCTTACGTTCCTCGGGCTCGGCGTCGACCCGTCGATTCCGTCCTGGGGCGGGATGCTGGCCGACAGCCGCAATTACATTCAAACGGCGTGGTGGGACTCGACGTTTCCCGGGCTCGCGATCATGCTGACGGTCATGGGGTTCAACCTCGTCGGGGACTGGTTGCGCGACCGGTTGAGCCCCGAGGCGGCCTAG